In Bacteriovorax stolpii, a single genomic region encodes these proteins:
- a CDS encoding phosphatase PAP2 family protein: MVFLKWLIPILLMYQVAFAEEERTLQFEDKSYLKDVGSDLISPLTTPAKWILLGGTITTGMMYITRKDITYRKRESFREAKPLGKLGFIGDYVGYGLLNLGYSSYYLWQGKFHDDPKALERAEHMLRATTYTVALTTALKYTISEKRPGYPDDHHSFPSGHSSASFAFASVVALQHGWFWGGVAHGAAAFIAISRANDDFHYLHDITAGMTIGASFAWGVYYNLQKGNPYWLTLVPVPKGAGLAMGLDF, translated from the coding sequence ATGGTTTTTCTAAAATGGCTTATTCCTATTTTACTTATGTACCAAGTTGCCTTCGCTGAAGAAGAAAGAACACTTCAATTTGAAGACAAATCTTATTTGAAAGATGTGGGTAGCGATTTAATCAGTCCACTAACCACTCCGGCAAAATGGATTCTTCTTGGGGGAACGATTACCACTGGGATGATGTACATTACGAGAAAAGACATCACCTATAGAAAAAGAGAAAGCTTTCGCGAGGCAAAGCCTTTGGGTAAACTAGGCTTTATCGGTGATTATGTCGGATACGGGCTTTTAAACCTAGGCTACAGTTCATACTATCTTTGGCAGGGAAAATTTCACGATGACCCCAAGGCCCTAGAGCGCGCTGAACATATGTTAAGAGCAACAACTTATACTGTCGCACTGACGACTGCTCTAAAATACACCATCAGTGAAAAGCGGCCCGGTTATCCGGATGACCACCATTCCTTTCCTTCAGGTCACTCTTCTGCATCTTTTGCTTTTGCCTCAGTTGTGGCCCTTCAACATGGTTGGTTCTGGGGAGGAGTTGCCCACGGGGCAGCGGCCTTCATCGCTATCAGTCGCGCCAACGATGACTTTCACTACCTTCACGATATCACCGCCGGTATGACTATCGGAGCTTCTTTTGCGTGGGGTGTATACTACAACCTACAAAAAGGGAATCCCTACTGGCTGACACTGGTTCCAGTACCTAAAGGCGCGGGCCTTGCCATGGGATTAGATTTCTAG